The genomic region GCCTCGAAGAGCACGAGGGCGGCTTCGAGCGCCTCGCCGCCTTCTACGCCGAGCGCGCCCGCGGCGGCGCCGGCCTGATCGTCACCGGCGGCATCGCGCCCAACGACGCCGGCCGGCCCTTCGAGGGCGGCTCCCGCCTCACCACCGAGGACGAGGCCGCCGAGCACCGGGTGATCACCGAGGCGGTGCACGCCGAGGGCGGGAAGATCGCGATGCAGATCCTCCACTTCGGCCGCTACGCCTACCACAAGGACCTGGTCGCCCCCAGCCCCCTCCAGGCCCCGATCAGCCCGTTCGTCCCGAACGAGCTCACCGACATCGAGGTCGAGCGGACGGTGGAGGACTTCGTCCGCGCCGCCCGCCTCGCCAAGCTCGCGGGCTACGACGGCGTCGAGATCATGGGCTCCGAGGGCTACCTGATCAACGAGTTCATCGCCGCCGCCACCAACAAGCGCACCGACCGCTGGGGCGGCGCGTACGAGAACCGCGTCCGCTTCCCGCTGGAGATCGTCCGCCGCACCCGCGCGGCCGTCGGCGAGGACTTCATCCTCATCTACCGCCTCTCCATGCTCGACCTGATCCCCGGCGGTTCCACCCTCGACGAGGTCGTCCACCTCGCCAAGGAGATCGAGGCGGCCGGCGCCACCATCATCAACACCGGCATCGGCTGGCACGAGGCCCGCATCCCCACCATCGCCACCTCCGTCCCGCGCGGCGCCTACACCTGGGTCACCAAGCGGCTGATGGGCGCGGTGAGCGTCCCCCTCGTCACCAGCAACCGCATCAACACCCCCGAGATCGCCGAGGAACTGCTCGCCGACGGGCGCGCCGACCTGGTCTCCCTGGCCCGCCCCTTCCTCGCCGACGCCGACTTCGTCGCCAAGGCCGCGGCCGGCCGCTCCGAGACCATCAACACCTGCATCGGCTGCAACCAGGCCTGCCTCGACCACACCTTCAGCGGCAAGATCACCAGCTGCCTGGTCAACCCGCGCGCCTGCCACGAGACCGAACTCGTCCTGTCGCCGACGCAGTTGAAGAAGCGCATCGCCGTCGTCGGCGCCGGCCCGGCCGGCCTCGCCTGCGCCGTCTCCGCGGCCGGGCGCGGCCACGCCGTCACCCTCTTCGAGGCCTCCGGCCACATCGGCGGCCAGCTCGA from Streptomyces sp. NBC_00190 harbors:
- a CDS encoding NADPH-dependent 2,4-dienoyl-CoA reductase is translated as MSQSRYPHLLSPLDLGFTTLPNRVIMGSMHTGLEEHEGGFERLAAFYAERARGGAGLIVTGGIAPNDAGRPFEGGSRLTTEDEAAEHRVITEAVHAEGGKIAMQILHFGRYAYHKDLVAPSPLQAPISPFVPNELTDIEVERTVEDFVRAARLAKLAGYDGVEIMGSEGYLINEFIAAATNKRTDRWGGAYENRVRFPLEIVRRTRAAVGEDFILIYRLSMLDLIPGGSTLDEVVHLAKEIEAAGATIINTGIGWHEARIPTIATSVPRGAYTWVTKRLMGAVSVPLVTSNRINTPEIAEELLADGRADLVSLARPFLADADFVAKAAAGRSETINTCIGCNQACLDHTFSGKITSCLVNPRACHETELVLSPTQLKKRIAVVGAGPAGLACAVSAAGRGHAVTLFEASGHIGGQLDIARRIPGKEEFEETIRYYGTQLAAHDIDVRLNTRADVETLQGYDEVVVATGVTPRTPDIEGVHGENVVTYLDVLRDGAPVGERVAVVGAGGIGFDVAEFLTDSGEGASQDPEVYFRHWGVDTTYTGPGGLAKPERPAPPRQVHLLQRKTTKVGAGLGTTTGWIHRAELKHRGVVSVAGATYDRIDDEGLHITVGGEQRLVPADTVVLCTGQEPRRDLYEALLAAGTRAHLIGGADVAAELDAKRAIRQGTELAATL